A genomic stretch from Lathyrus oleraceus cultivar Zhongwan6 chromosome 2, CAAS_Psat_ZW6_1.0, whole genome shotgun sequence includes:
- the LOC127121540 gene encoding uncharacterized protein LOC127121540: MAEEPQYALKRKYEDQPTATDIQLEVANAKQKAQEAAARLLCVTGGAPPLSFDPKRSKSDNGTPQSGFDSYDLKPQYSAGSYGGSSKKIEIPNGRVGVLIGKGGETIKYLQLQSGAKIQVTRDMDADPNSTTRMVELMGTSDAVASAEKLINEVLAEAEAGASAGGGTRRMAAQSGGDEFSMQIPNNKVGLIIGKGGETIKSMQASTGARIQVISCSLFSLLLLLYIFKIIIMFEVGWC; encoded by the exons ATGGCGGAAGAACCACAATACGCCCTAAAACGCAAATACGAAGACCAACCCACCGCCACTGACATTCAACTCGAAGTCGCAAACGCTAAACAGAAAGCTCAAGAAGCCGCCGCTCGGCTCCTCTGTGTCACCGGCGGCGCTCCTCCACTTTCCTTCGATCCTAAACGTTCCAAGTCCGATAATGGTACTCCTCAATCTGGCTTCGATTCTTACGATTTGAAGCCGCAATATTCAGCTGGTTCTTATGGTGGTTCTAGTAAGAAGATTGAGATACCTAATGGTAGGGTTGGGGTTCTTATTGGGAAAGGAGGTGAGACTATTAAGTATCTTCAGTTGCAGTCTGGGGCTAAGATTCAGGTTACTCGTGATATGGATGCGGATCCTAATTCTACTACGAGGATGGTTGAGCTTATGGGTACTTCTGATGCTGTTGCTTCTGCTGAGAAACTTATCAATGAAGTCCTTGCTGAG GCTGAAGCCGGGGCTTCTGCCGGTGGTGGTACTAGACGGATGGCTGCACAATCTGGGGGTGATGAATTTTCGATGCAAATCCCAAACAATAAG GTCGGCCTTATAATTGGTAAAGGAGGAGAAACAATTAAGAGTATGCAAGCTTCTACTGGAGCACGGATTCAGGTTATCTCTTGTTCTTTGTTTTCTCTGCTTCTTTTGTTATATATTTTCAAAATCATAATTATGTTTGAAGTTGGATGGTGTTAA